In one window of Tenacibaculum mesophilum DNA:
- a CDS encoding DUF3526 domain-containing protein — translation MIHQVFLIAKKELTNIARQNALKILFPIILFLLGFSLYAGHIAYKQEMGMVKKAQEERRAEWLEQGNKHPHIAAHYGTYVFKPKTLLSLFDFGLDTYTGTSVYLEAHYAHEFMFRPVQGYGNMARFGELSAALVLQLLLPLLIIFITFQTFSKEKETGTLKLLIGQGVSMRSIYLGKVLAYSLIVLLILILFFTGLYIVGIIEGNSLVVQDVGLRVLFLFFLYVGYLFVFTNFSVWVSFKSSNARNSLLTLLMFWITTGIIIPKTSANIGESLYPLPSLKAYKEKIKRDIDKGLPMDGSKEERLVKLKEQYLKKYGVDSLHQLPLNFEAIRMQEGEEYAYKVQKVHDSLLNRRFEYQNRIGSIIGFVAPYISVRNFSMAFAATDGYSFNDFQEKTKVYRLKLMRKMNNDMAVNSRYGEFYEYKAGRNLWETVSGLEYRTPSVMKIFKNYRIELISLIFWVLIMFLLIPSSHKNKLI, via the coding sequence ATGATACATCAAGTATTTTTAATAGCTAAAAAAGAACTTACCAATATAGCAAGGCAAAATGCTTTAAAAATTTTGTTTCCTATTATTTTGTTCCTCTTAGGGTTTTCACTTTATGCTGGACATATAGCTTATAAGCAGGAAATGGGTATGGTGAAAAAGGCTCAAGAAGAAAGAAGAGCTGAGTGGTTAGAACAAGGAAATAAGCATCCGCATATTGCGGCTCATTATGGAACATATGTTTTTAAGCCTAAAACGCTTTTAAGTCTTTTTGATTTTGGATTGGATACTTATACAGGAACCTCCGTTTATTTAGAAGCACATTATGCACATGAGTTTATGTTTAGACCTGTACAAGGATATGGTAATATGGCTCGTTTTGGAGAATTGAGTGCAGCTTTGGTTCTTCAGTTATTATTACCACTTCTTATTATATTCATCACTTTTCAAACTTTTAGTAAAGAAAAAGAGACAGGAACCTTAAAGCTGCTAATAGGGCAAGGAGTTTCAATGAGATCCATTTATTTAGGTAAAGTTTTGGCTTATTCTTTAATAGTTCTACTCATATTAATATTGTTTTTTACAGGACTTTATATTGTGGGAATAATTGAAGGTAATAGTTTAGTAGTGCAAGATGTAGGTTTACGAGTTTTATTTCTCTTTTTTCTTTACGTTGGGTACTTATTTGTTTTTACAAACTTTTCTGTTTGGGTTTCTTTTAAGTCTTCAAATGCACGAAACTCTCTTCTAACTTTATTAATGTTTTGGATTACAACTGGTATTATTATTCCAAAAACTTCGGCTAATATAGGAGAGAGTTTATATCCTTTACCATCACTTAAAGCATATAAAGAAAAAATTAAAAGGGATATAGATAAGGGTTTGCCTATGGATGGCTCTAAAGAAGAGAGACTTGTTAAATTAAAGGAACAGTACTTAAAAAAATATGGAGTAGACTCTTTACATCAATTACCACTAAATTTTGAAGCAATACGAATGCAAGAGGGAGAAGAATATGCTTATAAAGTACAAAAAGTTCATGATTCTCTTCTTAACAGAAGGTTTGAATATCAAAATAGAATAGGAAGTATAATAGGGTTTGTTGCACCTTACATTTCAGTAAGAAATTTTTCAATGGCTTTTGCAGCAACAGACGGGTACAGTTTTAATGATTTTCAAGAAAAAACAAAAGTATACCGCCTTAAACTAATGAGAAAAATGAATAATGATATGGCTGTAAATTCACGTTATGGCGAGTTTTATGAGTACAAAGCAGGAAGAAATTTATGGGAAACGGTTTCTGGACTAGAATATCGTACACCAAGTGTAATGAAAATCTTTAAAAATTACAGAATAGAATTAATATCATTAATTTTTTGGGTTTTAATAATGTTCTTACTAATACCTTCTTCTCACAAAAATAAATTGATATGA
- a CDS encoding DUF4374 domain-containing protein, whose translation MKTQFFKKISLVSFYTFVLVFTFIGCSSDDNSPVGTDPVIINFGITTVSGAFPNQTSYIQGKSSLEFSTIGNDKALELTGNTRTVSYNKELYALPFGAPATLAKYSFNEEGNAVEDQRIVVPGANTFSALYFESKEVAYASVAGGISKLIIFNPTTMRITDEVALTLIKEKFPEATRTYYTDMIERDGKLFMGVHYEKNFAPVNDWAYVAVIDLKEKKVEKIISDKRTGMVFGGHAANAGMVKTTNGDIYVQGLGTTMSSGSSPSGLLKIPNGETSFDPDYFMNMQEATGNVCYGIYHAPNGRSFTARVEEVSDFYEYQTGQPQFKYFEIDVQKKSSLGAVPGLPTTYGSRSMIILPYKDQKLLFTTATNDENAVFSFDTSSNTSSKMFTSTGGYISGLEDFNNE comes from the coding sequence ATGAAAACACAATTCTTTAAAAAAATAAGTTTAGTATCATTTTACACATTTGTATTAGTTTTTACATTCATAGGGTGTAGTAGTGATGATAATTCACCAGTTGGAACCGATCCAGTAATTATTAATTTTGGGATTACAACAGTAAGTGGAGCATTTCCTAATCAGACCTCTTATATTCAAGGAAAATCAAGTTTAGAATTTTCAACGATAGGAAATGACAAGGCTTTAGAATTAACAGGAAATACAAGAACCGTTTCTTATAATAAAGAGTTGTATGCATTGCCTTTTGGCGCACCTGCAACCCTTGCAAAATATTCATTTAATGAAGAAGGAAATGCAGTCGAAGATCAACGTATTGTTGTTCCTGGGGCAAATACTTTTTCTGCCCTTTATTTTGAAAGTAAGGAGGTAGCGTATGCTTCAGTAGCAGGGGGAATTTCAAAACTTATTATTTTCAATCCAACTACAATGCGTATTACAGACGAAGTAGCTTTAACATTAATTAAAGAAAAATTTCCTGAAGCTACGCGCACCTATTATACAGATATGATTGAACGCGATGGAAAGTTGTTTATGGGAGTACATTATGAGAAAAATTTTGCTCCAGTAAACGATTGGGCTTATGTAGCGGTAATTGATTTAAAAGAGAAAAAGGTAGAAAAAATAATTTCGGATAAAAGAACAGGAATGGTGTTTGGCGGACATGCAGCAAATGCAGGAATGGTTAAAACTACTAATGGAGATATTTATGTACAAGGTTTAGGAACTACAATGAGTAGTGGAAGTAGCCCTAGTGGTTTGCTAAAAATACCTAATGGAGAAACTTCTTTTGACCCAGATTATTTTATGAATATGCAAGAAGCAACAGGAAATGTATGTTATGGAATTTATCATGCACCTAATGGAAGAAGCTTTACAGCAAGAGTAGAGGAGGTAAGTGATTTTTATGAGTATCAAACTGGGCAACCTCAATTCAAATATTTTGAGATTGATGTTCAAAAAAAGTCGAGTTTAGGGGCTGTACCAGGACTTCCTACCACATATGGATCTCGTAGTATGATTATTCTTCCCTATAAAGACCAAAAATTATTATTTACAACAGCAACGAATGATGAAAATGCTGTGTTTAGTTTTGACACCAGTTCAAACACATCTAGTAAAATGTTTACGTCTACAGGTGGTTACATATCAGGTCTTGAAGATTTTAATAACGAATAG
- a CDS encoding methyltransferase domain-containing protein — MWKEHYNKIKKEKHPPAYTLRKALDFIASQDNITEKTAIDLGCGNGVDTFALLENGFSVVAIDSNPNSLLHLQQNLAPKHSKLLKFNNVSFENIKEFPLAYLVNASFSLPFCHPNQFDNLWSNIIKCISPGGIFCGHFFGPQDSWSSNSDMTFHNIQDVKNLFDQFEILYFNEISKKGKTLSGKEKFWHVFHIVAKKKHLIK, encoded by the coding sequence ATGTGGAAAGAGCATTATAATAAAATTAAAAAAGAAAAACATCCCCCAGCTTATACACTACGTAAAGCTTTAGATTTTATAGCCTCCCAAGATAATATAACAGAAAAAACAGCTATAGACTTGGGTTGTGGTAATGGTGTAGATACATTTGCTTTGCTAGAAAATGGTTTTTCTGTAGTTGCCATAGACAGTAATCCTAACTCATTGCTTCACCTACAACAAAATTTAGCTCCTAAACATTCAAAATTATTAAAATTTAATAACGTTTCTTTTGAGAATATAAAAGAGTTTCCTTTAGCTTATTTGGTTAATGCTTCTTTTTCACTTCCTTTTTGTCATCCTAATCAATTTGACAATCTATGGTCGAATATCATTAAATGTATATCTCCTGGAGGAATTTTTTGCGGACATTTTTTTGGACCACAAGATTCCTGGAGCTCTAACTCTGATATGACTTTTCACAATATACAAGATGTAAAAAACTTATTTGATCAGTTTGAGATTCTTTATTTTAATGAAATCTCTAAAAAAGGAAAAACATTATCTGGAAAAGAAAAATTTTGGCATGTTTTTCATATTGTGGCAAAAAAGAAACACCTTATAAAATAA
- a CDS encoding glycine-rich domain-containing protein, whose protein sequence is MEGKVTEEQLEKLLTFSDENVISRFLDMYDVTETEAEDILMETLKFLYISQIPGVFIPDDLLIIDEMWHNLILFTPLYHKLSKEYLNTSYFHHLPATKKEKDERREAMRIAPDEAKEEYLKKLEFLLSTTYDYLGEETMVKWFKVYPQKYSKENIKKLKK, encoded by the coding sequence ATGGAAGGAAAAGTTACAGAAGAACAATTAGAAAAGCTCCTAACTTTTAGTGATGAAAATGTAATATCTAGGTTTTTAGATATGTATGATGTTACAGAAACTGAAGCAGAAGATATATTAATGGAAACGTTGAAGTTTTTGTACATAAGTCAAATTCCAGGAGTCTTCATTCCAGATGATTTATTAATTATAGACGAAATGTGGCACAATCTTATACTGTTTACACCACTTTACCATAAGTTAAGTAAAGAATACTTAAACACGTCTTACTTTCATCATCTTCCTGCAACTAAAAAAGAAAAAGATGAAAGAAGAGAGGCCATGAGAATTGCGCCAGATGAAGCAAAAGAAGAGTACCTCAAGAAATTGGAATTTTTGTTGTCTACAACCTACGATTATTTAGGTGAAGAAACCATGGTAAAATGGTTTAAAGTATACCCTCAAAAATACAGCAAAGAAAATATTAAAAAATTGAAAAAATAA
- a CDS encoding DUF3526 domain-containing protein — protein sequence MKLTILLWRREGISIVRNTFQIVLLTIVFLLGIYAVYYGHSKITEQRKIIENVKHIEKKEFEQYKESFYANHTSLKDKQLFDIASKPAYAWYRHGYHAILPPHGLAHMSLGQRDIEPYYYKLTGMSLYYQLFENELANPLKLYVGNLDLSFVFVYLFPLLIITFTYGLYAEEKENGMLPLLRLQSIGLRKILLIRIAFYYVLVLGLGILLSIIAFTVAEKVSILSACLWLLAVLCYFSFWFALMFLLISLKKNSSLTAITAAGLWLLFLIVFPAILNVYANIVHPIDNTSLADITRRRSLENEENIEEAKAVVVEYLDYRDDLKGAKSLIDVNTMAKAYASFTALNDNHHREEVQEYFKQIELRQEWVSKFRWANPAVNAQGMFNEIVETDSEIFQSFYQSIEVFHKNITNFYFNKLFLGKQITIRDYERLPKFKLNADYTKGQRIGKSLLEVMLITFIIFGVSLVFFKKITS from the coding sequence ATGAAATTAACTATATTATTATGGAGACGTGAAGGTATTTCAATCGTTAGAAATACGTTTCAAATAGTCTTGCTTACCATCGTATTTTTATTGGGAATTTATGCTGTTTATTATGGGCACTCAAAAATAACGGAGCAGCGTAAAATAATTGAGAATGTTAAACATATTGAAAAGAAAGAATTTGAACAGTATAAAGAGAGTTTTTATGCCAATCATACTTCGTTAAAAGATAAACAGTTATTTGACATAGCTTCTAAGCCAGCCTATGCATGGTATCGACATGGATATCATGCAATTTTACCTCCTCATGGTTTAGCGCACATGTCTTTAGGACAAAGAGATATAGAACCTTATTACTATAAGTTAACGGGAATGAGTTTATATTATCAATTATTTGAAAATGAACTGGCAAACCCACTTAAACTCTATGTTGGAAATTTAGACCTATCGTTTGTTTTTGTTTATTTGTTTCCGTTACTTATCATAACTTTTACTTATGGATTATATGCAGAGGAGAAGGAAAATGGAATGTTACCCTTATTAAGGTTACAATCTATAGGGCTAAGAAAAATCCTCTTAATTAGAATTGCTTTTTATTATGTTTTAGTTTTAGGATTAGGAATCCTTTTGTCTATAATAGCCTTTACGGTTGCTGAAAAAGTAAGTATTTTAAGTGCTTGTTTATGGTTATTAGCAGTCTTGTGTTATTTCAGCTTTTGGTTTGCCTTAATGTTTCTTTTAATAAGCTTGAAAAAGAATTCTTCATTAACAGCCATTACTGCTGCTGGTTTATGGTTACTTTTTTTAATAGTTTTTCCAGCAATATTAAATGTATATGCAAATATTGTACATCCGATAGACAATACTTCATTAGCTGATATAACCCGAAGAAGAAGTCTTGAAAATGAAGAGAATATAGAAGAAGCTAAAGCTGTAGTTGTTGAGTATTTAGATTACCGAGATGATTTAAAAGGAGCAAAATCTTTAATAGATGTAAATACAATGGCCAAGGCTTATGCATCTTTTACTGCGCTTAATGATAATCATCACAGAGAAGAAGTACAGGAGTATTTTAAACAAATTGAGTTAAGACAAGAATGGGTTTCTAAATTTCGATGGGCAAATCCAGCAGTAAATGCTCAAGGAATGTTTAATGAAATAGTTGAAACGGATTCTGAAATTTTTCAATCCTTTTATCAATCAATTGAAGTTTTTCATAAAAATATTACCAATTTTTACTTCAACAAATTGTTTTTGGGCAAGCAAATAACAATAAGAGATTATGAAAGGTTGCCTAAGTTTAAGTTGAATGCTGATTATACTAAAGGTCAAAGAATAGGAAAAAGTTTACTAGAAGTAATGCTTATAACCTTTATAATTTTTGGAGTATCACTAGTTTTTTTTAAAAAAATAACTTCTTAA
- a CDS encoding TonB-dependent receptor has protein sequence MYSQTVKVSGVVTDNLGIPLFQSHLQIQELNKSTVTNEDGKFTFKKIPKGKYSLKISYVGFKTNYQTIDASGEKTNIKLTIQLKPEQNQLNEVTLEGKSTAQRLKESTANVSVLQMEKFRERNINTSDIVKQISGVNVRQTGGFGSAARIYVNGMTGKSVPFFLDGIPLSYFGAGLGLNVLPSNLIEQIEVYKGVVPVDLGADALGGAVNIIPRKSYSDYLDISYSAGSFNSHKMSVNAQLMSPDNQWMFGVNSFFNHSDNSYKVDVEIPNEQGNPKPARVKRFHDKFSNHLLNVYAGVLDKKYADRLVLSARYSGLDDDIQHNAIMAQPYGEATYSESTVGTSLEYEKKNILKKMNMKWYSAYNRTRGHFIDTTLNAYTWDGKIYRKRTDGGEISASRNSLKLTSQNVLNRVNLNYHPWEKGKFTLNLFSSWFRRVGEDPIAAEFYGEDFFKNPTQLFKNALGIAYEHRFSKSLTSYTGAKHFWLDADGYEIKNLDFVPNQQETSNFGFLQSLRYHLTKSFLVKSSYEYATRLPDEVELFGDFTLIKSNPFLEPEQSHNFNLGFQLKTKKVNWDTNLFYRGTNNVIWLRTSQFYSQYQNLLKSRTLGVDMELRYRPVDFLDIKANATYQDLRNRSPKNITGAVDNRYFNARLPNIPYFFGNAEVRYHKENFLHTKNNISAWWSANYVNEFYLFWAVDGNKDLKNTIPSQFTQNLGITLSHPENRWTVTAEATNIFNEKVFDNFSVQRPGRAFYITLRTFIN, from the coding sequence TTGTATTCGCAAACAGTAAAAGTTTCAGGAGTAGTAACCGACAATTTAGGGATTCCTTTATTTCAGTCTCATCTCCAAATACAAGAACTTAATAAAAGTACAGTAACCAATGAAGATGGAAAGTTTACATTTAAAAAGATTCCGAAAGGAAAATATAGCTTAAAAATATCTTATGTAGGTTTTAAAACAAATTACCAGACAATAGATGCTTCAGGTGAAAAAACGAATATAAAACTTACTATTCAGTTAAAGCCAGAGCAAAATCAGCTAAATGAGGTAACTCTTGAAGGAAAATCAACAGCTCAAAGATTAAAAGAGAGTACTGCTAACGTGTCAGTTTTACAAATGGAAAAGTTTCGAGAGAGGAACATTAATACAAGTGATATTGTAAAACAAATTTCAGGGGTAAATGTACGACAAACAGGAGGTTTTGGTAGTGCTGCAAGAATCTATGTAAATGGGATGACTGGAAAATCGGTACCCTTTTTTCTAGATGGAATTCCTTTATCATATTTTGGAGCGGGATTAGGGTTAAACGTATTGCCTTCAAACTTAATAGAACAAATTGAAGTTTATAAGGGGGTAGTACCTGTAGACTTAGGAGCAGATGCGCTTGGAGGAGCGGTTAATATAATTCCTAGAAAATCATATTCAGATTACTTAGATATTTCCTATTCAGCAGGATCGTTTAATAGCCATAAAATGAGTGTAAATGCGCAATTGATGAGTCCAGACAATCAATGGATGTTTGGGGTAAATTCATTTTTTAATCACTCTGATAATAGCTATAAAGTTGATGTTGAAATACCAAACGAACAAGGAAATCCAAAGCCAGCGAGAGTTAAACGGTTTCATGATAAATTTTCTAACCATCTTTTAAACGTTTATGCAGGAGTTTTAGATAAAAAGTATGCAGATCGATTGGTTCTTAGTGCGCGTTATTCAGGACTTGACGATGATATACAGCACAATGCTATTATGGCTCAACCTTATGGAGAAGCCACTTATAGTGAATCAACAGTTGGAACTTCCTTAGAATATGAAAAAAAGAATATTTTAAAGAAAATGAACATGAAATGGTATAGTGCTTATAACCGTACCAGAGGACATTTTATTGATACTACCCTAAATGCCTATACTTGGGATGGTAAAATATATCGTAAACGGACAGATGGTGGGGAAATTTCTGCCTCACGAAATTCTTTAAAATTAACCTCTCAAAATGTTTTAAATCGAGTTAATTTAAACTACCATCCTTGGGAAAAAGGAAAGTTTACGTTAAACCTTTTTTCATCTTGGTTTAGAAGAGTAGGAGAAGATCCAATTGCGGCTGAGTTTTATGGAGAAGATTTTTTTAAGAATCCAACCCAGCTTTTTAAAAACGCTTTAGGAATTGCTTATGAACACCGTTTTTCAAAAAGTTTAACGAGTTACACGGGAGCAAAACATTTTTGGTTAGATGCAGATGGGTATGAAATAAAAAACCTTGACTTTGTTCCTAACCAACAAGAAACATCTAATTTTGGATTTTTACAATCGCTTCGTTACCATCTTACAAAATCTTTTTTAGTAAAGTCTTCTTACGAGTATGCTACGAGACTTCCTGATGAAGTGGAGCTTTTTGGAGATTTTACTTTAATAAAATCCAATCCATTTTTAGAACCAGAACAAAGCCATAATTTTAATTTAGGTTTCCAGTTAAAAACAAAGAAAGTTAATTGGGATACGAATCTTTTTTATCGAGGAACAAACAATGTTATTTGGTTGCGAACCTCACAGTTTTATTCCCAATATCAAAATTTACTAAAATCACGTACGCTTGGGGTTGATATGGAGCTGCGTTATCGTCCCGTAGATTTTCTTGATATAAAAGCAAATGCTACCTATCAAGATTTACGAAACCGTTCACCGAAAAATATTACGGGGGCTGTGGACAATCGTTATTTTAATGCAAGACTACCCAACATTCCTTATTTTTTTGGAAATGCAGAAGTACGCTACCACAAAGAAAATTTCTTGCACACAAAAAATAATATTTCAGCATGGTGGTCTGCAAACTACGTAAATGAATTTTATCTGTTTTGGGCTGTAGATGGTAATAAAGATTTAAAAAACACCATTCCATCTCAATTTACTCAAAATTTAGGTATCACTCTTTCTCACCCGGAAAATAGATGGACAGTTACTGCTGAAGCGACCAATATATTTAACGAAAAAGTATTCGATAACTTTAGTGTGCAACGTCCTGGAAGAGCATTTTATATAACACTTAGAACATTTATAAATTAA
- a CDS encoding ABC transporter ATP-binding protein yields the protein MLKAQDLTKKYGDFTALNSLNLNIKAGDIFCLLGANGAGKSTTINLFLNFIEPTSGSAFVNDLDVTKNPQETKKWLSYIPENLQLYQYMTGLENLHFFCGLQGVDIEKEALEKLLIQSGLQKDFIKKRVRSYSKGMRQKVGIALARAKGAKVLLLDEPTSGLDPKASNEFSELLLNMKQQKVATLMATHDLFRAKDTGTHIGIMKEGILVEKMESNQVSFHDLEQKYLKHMHE from the coding sequence ATGTTAAAAGCACAAGATCTCACAAAAAAATATGGTGATTTTACCGCCTTGAATAGTTTAAATTTAAATATTAAAGCAGGAGATATTTTTTGCTTGCTCGGAGCTAACGGTGCGGGAAAATCAACAACTATTAATTTGTTTTTAAATTTTATTGAGCCTACATCTGGTAGTGCTTTTGTTAATGATTTAGATGTAACAAAGAACCCACAAGAAACAAAAAAATGGTTGTCTTATATTCCTGAAAATCTCCAGTTGTATCAATATATGACAGGACTGGAGAATCTTCACTTTTTCTGTGGTCTACAAGGTGTGGATATAGAAAAAGAAGCATTAGAAAAGTTATTAATACAATCAGGTTTACAAAAAGATTTTATTAAGAAAAGAGTTCGTAGTTACTCTAAAGGAATGAGACAAAAAGTAGGGATTGCTTTAGCGAGAGCTAAAGGAGCCAAGGTATTACTTTTAGATGAGCCTACTTCTGGATTAGACCCAAAAGCAAGTAATGAGTTTTCTGAGCTTCTACTTAACATGAAGCAACAAAAAGTTGCCACTTTAATGGCAACACATGATCTTTTTAGAGCTAAAGATACAGGAACACATATTGGTATTATGAAAGAAGGAATTTTGGTTGAAAAGATGGAATCAAATCAAGTTTCTTTTCATGATTTAGAACAAAAGTACTTAAAGCACATGCATGAATAG
- a CDS encoding MATE family efflux transporter, which translates to MSSKIKNNTKQKLDFINDSLWGLMLKLSVPSILGMMVISINGLVDIFYTSYFIGIKAFTGISMLFPLMLVVTSITVFIAAGSASVLSRAIGAKQIEVQKKIIPNMIALSLIGAALVTVFGIIFSHEIVSVIGITGELFTYALEYFKVYVLGALFSIYGLSANNLIRAEGNIKVAMQFTIASVILNILLTPIFIGVLHMGVAGAAWSSIIAMFIYSLLTSLYFIRGKATFKTGAFRIRLEYKILKNVLSIGFSAFTMQLSNLFRQFLLFRLVVFYGTVEAMAFFNAVFRLFTFLAIPLLGLYQSMQPIIGINYGANKPSRCLKGVRVYRLAGVVLGAGLLIPILIFPEAMVNVILPNVELNDTEIFNVRMLLSILLVIPISSSSIVLFQAIGEAKLATLLPIGRQLLLFVPVVLLLTKYFGIEGIYYSLALENILYALVLYIVSRKTLKQISKGII; encoded by the coding sequence ATGAGTTCCAAAATAAAAAATAACACAAAACAAAAGCTTGATTTTATTAATGATAGCCTTTGGGGGCTTATGTTAAAACTATCTGTTCCCAGTATTTTGGGTATGATGGTTATATCTATAAACGGGCTTGTAGATATATTTTATACAAGCTATTTTATAGGAATAAAAGCTTTTACAGGAATTTCAATGTTGTTTCCTTTAATGCTAGTTGTTACAAGTATTACTGTTTTTATAGCTGCAGGCTCTGCATCTGTTCTTAGTAGAGCTATAGGCGCCAAACAAATTGAAGTTCAAAAGAAAATAATTCCAAACATGATAGCCTTATCTCTCATAGGGGCAGCTTTAGTAACTGTTTTTGGAATTATTTTTTCTCATGAAATAGTTTCAGTAATAGGAATTACAGGAGAATTATTTACGTATGCTTTAGAATATTTTAAAGTATACGTTTTGGGAGCATTGTTCAGTATTTATGGTCTGTCAGCTAATAACTTAATACGGGCAGAAGGAAACATAAAAGTAGCAATGCAATTCACAATAGCTTCAGTAATTTTAAATATTTTACTAACTCCCATCTTTATTGGCGTTTTACATATGGGAGTAGCAGGTGCTGCATGGAGTAGTATTATAGCAATGTTTATTTATAGTTTGTTAACATCTTTATATTTTATCCGTGGAAAAGCAACATTTAAAACAGGGGCTTTTCGAATAAGGTTGGAGTATAAAATACTTAAAAATGTTTTAAGTATTGGTTTTTCAGCATTTACAATGCAACTATCTAATTTGTTTAGGCAGTTTTTACTTTTCAGGTTAGTGGTTTTCTATGGAACAGTAGAGGCTATGGCTTTTTTTAATGCTGTTTTTAGATTGTTTACTTTTTTAGCTATCCCGCTTTTAGGACTTTACCAATCTATGCAGCCGATTATAGGAATTAATTATGGAGCTAACAAGCCGTCTAGGTGTTTAAAAGGAGTAAGGGTATACAGGTTAGCAGGGGTTGTTCTTGGTGCAGGACTATTAATTCCGATACTAATTTTTCCTGAGGCAATGGTTAATGTTATATTACCTAATGTAGAACTTAATGATACAGAAATTTTTAATGTACGAATGCTATTGAGTATTTTATTAGTTATTCCAATATCTTCTAGTAGCATAGTTCTTTTTCAAGCTATAGGAGAAGCAAAATTAGCAACGTTGTTACCTATTGGAAGACAATTATTATTGTTTGTTCCGGTAGTATTACTTTTAACTAAATACTTTGGAATAGAGGGGATATATTACAGTTTGGCTTTAGAAAATATTTTATATGCTTTGGTTTTATATATTGTATCTAGAAAAACACTTAAGCAAATATCCAAGGGAATAATATAG